Proteins from a single region of Pseudomonas sp. 10S4:
- a CDS encoding MFS transporter, translating to MPIALLALTLSAFAIGTTEFVIVGLLPTIGADLGVSLPSAGLLVSLYALGVAIGAPVLTALTGKVPRKLLLLSLMVLFTLGNLLAWKAPSYESLIIARIVTGLAHGVFFSIGSTIATSLVPKEKAASAIAIMFTGLTVALVTGVPLGTFIGQHFGWRETFLAVSALGVIAFIGSLIYVPKNIAHSKPASLLQQLQVLKQPRLLLVYAMTAVGYGGSFIAFTFLAPILQDISGFSASTVSLVLLVYGISVAVGNIWGGKLADKRGPISALKIIFALLAAVLFVLTFTAGNPWLALATVLVWGAVAFGNVPGLQVYVVRQAEHHTPHAVDVASGLNIAAFNLGIAGGAWGGGLIVANMGLIHTAWIGGLVVLVALALTMWSGRLDRLGPVYAESTTRIVVGH from the coding sequence ATGCCCATTGCCTTGCTCGCGCTGACCCTCAGCGCCTTTGCCATCGGGACGACCGAGTTCGTCATCGTTGGCCTGTTACCTACCATCGGCGCCGACCTCGGTGTCAGCCTGCCGTCCGCCGGCCTGTTGGTCAGCCTCTACGCCCTGGGTGTCGCCATCGGCGCCCCGGTGCTGACCGCCCTCACCGGCAAAGTCCCACGCAAATTGCTGCTGTTGTCGCTGATGGTGCTGTTCACCCTCGGCAACCTGCTGGCTTGGAAAGCGCCGAGCTACGAATCGCTGATCATCGCGCGGATCGTCACCGGCCTGGCCCACGGGGTGTTTTTCTCGATTGGCTCGACCATCGCCACCAGCCTGGTGCCGAAAGAAAAAGCCGCCAGCGCGATCGCCATCATGTTCACCGGCCTGACCGTGGCGCTGGTCACTGGCGTGCCTTTGGGGACCTTCATCGGTCAACATTTCGGCTGGCGTGAAACCTTCCTCGCCGTGTCGGCGTTGGGTGTGATCGCGTTTATCGGCAGCCTGATCTACGTGCCGAAAAACATCGCCCATAGCAAACCCGCCTCGCTGTTGCAGCAATTGCAGGTGCTCAAACAGCCACGCCTGTTGTTGGTGTACGCCATGACCGCGGTCGGTTACGGCGGCTCGTTCATTGCCTTCACCTTCCTGGCACCGATTCTTCAAGACATCTCCGGTTTCAGCGCCAGCACCGTCAGCCTGGTATTGCTGGTGTACGGCATCTCGGTGGCGGTCGGTAACATCTGGGGCGGCAAACTGGCGGACAAACGTGGGCCGATCAGCGCCCTGAAAATCATCTTCGCCCTGCTCGCTGCGGTGTTGTTTGTGTTGACCTTCACTGCCGGCAATCCATGGCTGGCGCTCGCTACCGTGCTGGTCTGGGGCGCGGTCGCGTTCGGCAACGTGCCGGGGTTGCAGGTGTATGTGGTGCGTCAGGCCGAGCATCACACCCCGCATGCGGTGGACGTGGCTTCCGGGCTGAACATCGCAGCGTTCAACCTCGGGATTGCCGGGGGAGCGTGGGGTGGTGGTTTGATCGTCGCGAATATGGGGCTGATTCACACCGCGTGGATTGGTGGGCTGGTGGTGTTGGTGGCCCTGGCGTTGACGATGTGGAGTGGGCGTCTTGATCGCCTGGGTCCGGTCTACGCCGAAAGCACAACGCGCATCGTCGTCGGTCACTAA
- a CDS encoding DUF72 domain-containing protein produces MAAIHIGISGWRYTPWRGGFYPKGLTQKRELQFASRAVNSIEINGSFYALQRPERYALWYSETPPGFVFSVKAPRFITHIKRLRDIHKPLANFFASGVLELKEKLGPILWQFPPSFKFDAELFEHFLEQLPHNTEQAATLARQHDSHLHGHASLKAHGKKPLRHAVEIRNESFVDPAFIRLLKRYNAALVIADTAGKWPYREDLTSDFVYLRLHGAEELYASGYTPQALKHWGDRIDAWNHGQQPSDPHLIAPRQKPKARKSREVFCYFDNDIKVRAPFDARSLLERFHLDKDLATRPGEPAAEGVLP; encoded by the coding sequence ATGGCGGCGATTCATATCGGAATTTCAGGCTGGCGCTACACACCGTGGCGCGGGGGCTTCTACCCGAAGGGGTTGACCCAAAAGCGCGAATTGCAATTCGCCTCGCGGGCCGTCAACAGCATCGAAATCAATGGATCGTTCTACGCCCTGCAACGGCCCGAACGTTATGCCCTGTGGTACAGCGAAACCCCGCCGGGCTTCGTCTTCAGCGTCAAGGCCCCGCGTTTTATCACTCACATCAAACGCCTGCGGGACATCCATAAACCCCTGGCGAATTTCTTCGCCTCCGGGGTGCTGGAGCTCAAGGAAAAACTCGGCCCGATCCTCTGGCAATTCCCGCCCAGTTTCAAATTCGACGCCGAGTTGTTTGAACATTTCCTCGAACAACTGCCCCACAACACCGAGCAGGCCGCCACCCTCGCCCGTCAGCATGATTCGCACTTGCACGGCCACGCCAGCCTGAAGGCCCACGGGAAAAAGCCGCTGCGCCACGCCGTGGAAATTCGCAACGAGAGCTTCGTCGACCCGGCCTTCATTCGCCTGCTCAAGCGCTACAACGCTGCCCTGGTGATCGCCGACACCGCCGGCAAATGGCCGTACCGCGAAGACCTCACCAGCGATTTCGTCTACCTGCGGCTGCACGGTGCCGAAGAGCTCTACGCCAGCGGCTACACGCCCCAGGCGCTGAAACATTGGGGCGACCGGATCGACGCCTGGAATCACGGCCAGCAACCGAGCGACCCACACTTGATCGCGCCAAGACAAAAGCCCAAGGCGCGCAAATCCCGGGAAGTGTTCTGCTACTTCGATAACGACATCAAAGTCCGCGCGCCCTTCGACGCCCGCAGCCTGCTGGAGCGTTTCCATCTCGACAAAGACCTCGCCACCCGCCCCGGCGAACCTGCTGCCGAAGGAGTGCTGCCATGA
- a CDS encoding endonuclease/exonuclease/phosphatase family protein, protein MSISEPVGVTDEQQSIIATVRRFTVLTVNTHKGFTALNRRFILPELREAVRSVSADVVFLQEVHGTHEQHPRRYSNWPMMPQYEFLADTLWPQFAYGRNAVYPAGDHGNALLSKFQIIRHDNLDVSISGHENRGLLHCVLRLPGDGQEVHAICVHLGLHEAHRTEQLKLLARRIAELPGDAPVIVAGDFNDWRQRADTVLKLCGLREVFAEHQGKPARSFPARWPVLRLDRIYVRNLKASRPQVLAARPWSHLSDHAPLSVEIEL, encoded by the coding sequence ATGAGCATTTCCGAACCGGTCGGCGTCACCGACGAGCAGCAATCCATCATCGCTACCGTACGCCGGTTTACCGTGCTGACGGTCAACACTCACAAGGGCTTCACCGCGCTCAACCGGCGCTTCATCCTGCCCGAGCTGCGTGAAGCGGTGCGCAGTGTGTCCGCCGACGTGGTGTTTTTGCAGGAAGTCCACGGCACCCACGAACAGCATCCCCGGCGCTACAGCAACTGGCCGATGATGCCGCAATACGAATTCCTCGCCGACACGCTGTGGCCGCAGTTCGCCTATGGCCGCAACGCGGTGTACCCGGCGGGCGATCACGGCAATGCGTTGCTGTCGAAATTCCAGATCATCCGCCACGACAACCTCGACGTGTCCATCAGCGGTCACGAAAACCGTGGCTTGCTGCATTGCGTGCTGCGCCTGCCCGGTGACGGCCAGGAAGTACACGCCATTTGTGTGCACCTCGGGCTGCATGAAGCGCACCGCACGGAGCAACTGAAGCTGCTGGCCCGGCGCATCGCAGAGCTGCCAGGCGATGCGCCGGTGATCGTCGCGGGCGACTTCAATGACTGGCGCCAACGGGCCGATACCGTGCTCAAACTCTGTGGCTTGCGCGAAGTCTTCGCCGAACACCAGGGCAAACCGGCCCGCAGTTTTCCGGCGCGCTGGCCGGTATTGCGCCTGGACCGCATCTACGTGCGCAACCTCAAGGCCAGCCGTCCGCAAGTGCTGGCGGCGCGGCCCTGGTCACATCTTTCCGACCATGCCCCGCTGTCGGTGGAGATCGAGCTATGA
- the clsB gene encoding cardiolipin synthase ClsB — protein MNNPSMEKATAEQISAPPRGEPAAVDVVYGWHGNNRVELLENGEAYFPRVFEALRQAQTEILLETFILFEDKVGNELQQILIEAAGRGVRTTVSLDGFGCGELSTGFLADLNKAGVHIQMFDPAPKHLGIRTNWFRRLHRKIVVVDGTIAFLGGINFSADHLADFGPEAKQDFAVEVQGPAVADIHHFALLQSGRPARAKYWWQRRKQRRAELAFNDHDGQVRLVYRDNGDHRTDIEEVYRQVLRSAQRRVVIANAYFFPGFRLLREIRNAARRGVDVRLILQGQPDMLVAKIAAHMTYDYLLKAGVQIHEYGDRPLHGKVALVDEDWSTVGSSNLDPLSLSMNLEANVLIRDRAFNRELFKRLEDLSNNHCKAISPDSAPRGRVWHMTVGFLVFHFLRHFPAWAGWLPAHKPRLKPFIHRAGSDSHEPR, from the coding sequence ATGAACAATCCCTCGATGGAAAAAGCCACTGCGGAACAGATTTCCGCGCCGCCGCGGGGCGAGCCGGCGGCGGTCGACGTTGTCTACGGCTGGCACGGGAACAACCGGGTCGAACTGCTGGAAAATGGTGAGGCGTACTTTCCACGAGTGTTTGAGGCGTTGCGCCAGGCCCAGACTGAAATCCTGCTGGAGACCTTCATTCTGTTCGAGGACAAGGTCGGCAATGAGCTTCAGCAGATTCTGATTGAAGCGGCCGGGCGTGGCGTGCGCACCACCGTCAGCCTCGACGGCTTTGGTTGCGGCGAGTTGAGCACGGGGTTCCTCGCCGACCTGAACAAGGCCGGCGTGCATATCCAGATGTTCGACCCGGCGCCCAAGCATCTGGGCATCCGCACCAATTGGTTCCGGCGCTTGCACCGCAAGATTGTGGTGGTCGACGGCACGATTGCGTTCCTTGGCGGGATCAACTTTTCCGCCGACCATTTGGCCGATTTCGGCCCCGAGGCCAAGCAGGATTTTGCCGTTGAAGTACAAGGCCCGGCGGTGGCGGACATTCATCACTTCGCGCTGCTGCAAAGTGGTCGCCCGGCCCGGGCCAAGTATTGGTGGCAACGGCGCAAGCAACGACGTGCGGAACTGGCATTCAACGACCATGACGGTCAGGTTCGGCTGGTCTACCGCGACAACGGTGACCATCGCACCGACATCGAGGAGGTTTATCGGCAAGTGTTGCGCAGTGCTCAGCGCCGCGTCGTGATCGCCAACGCCTACTTCTTTCCCGGTTTTCGTCTGCTGCGCGAGATCCGCAATGCCGCGCGCCGTGGCGTCGATGTGCGGCTGATTCTGCAAGGTCAGCCAGACATGCTGGTGGCGAAGATTGCCGCGCACATGACCTACGACTATTTGCTCAAGGCCGGCGTGCAGATTCACGAATATGGCGACCGCCCGTTGCACGGCAAAGTCGCACTGGTGGACGAGGACTGGAGCACGGTTGGTTCGAGCAACCTCGACCCGTTGAGCCTGTCGATGAACCTGGAAGCCAATGTGTTGATCCGCGATCGCGCGTTCAACCGCGAACTGTTCAAGCGCCTTGAAGATTTGAGTAATAACCACTGCAAAGCCATATCCCCGGACAGCGCCCCGCGCGGGCGGGTCTGGCACATGACCGTCGGTTTTCTGGTGTTTCACTTCCTGCGACATTTTCCGGCATGGGCCGGGTGGCTGCCGGCGCACAAGCCACGCTTGAAACCCTTCATCCATCGGGCCGGGAGCGACAGCCATGAGCCGCGCTGA
- a CDS encoding lysylphosphatidylglycerol synthase domain-containing protein, which yields MSRAEAHAAAHAERQNKSRWSRWKTPLTVLFFLALIVLFTMLAQRIEWNEVFDTLADFKVRTLIIASGLTLLSFLVYACFDLIGRTYIRQDLTWKQILPVGIISYAFNLNLSAWVGGIAMRYRLYSRLGVSKGNIAKILGLSLATNWFGYMVIAGAVFSSGLVRMPPGWKLSSDALQGVGVLLLVVSAGYLAACQFSKRREWAIRGVEINLPSLRMAVLQLALGALNWSLMAAVIFTLLPSKLDYPLVLGVLLISAIAGVITHIPAGLGVLEAVFVALLQHEASRGSLVAGLLAYRAIYFILPLLITLVMYLVVEAKAKALRIEKKPS from the coding sequence ATGAGCCGCGCTGAAGCGCACGCCGCCGCCCACGCCGAGCGCCAAAACAAGTCCCGTTGGAGTCGCTGGAAAACGCCGCTGACGGTGCTGTTTTTCCTCGCGCTGATCGTGCTGTTCACGATGCTCGCCCAGCGTATCGAATGGAACGAAGTGTTCGACACCCTGGCCGATTTCAAGGTGCGCACGCTGATCATCGCCTCAGGGCTGACGCTGTTGAGCTTTCTGGTTTACGCCTGTTTCGATCTGATCGGCCGCACCTACATTCGCCAGGACCTGACCTGGAAACAGATCTTGCCGGTGGGGATCATCAGCTACGCCTTCAACCTCAACCTGAGTGCCTGGGTCGGCGGCATCGCCATGCGTTATCGACTGTATTCGCGGCTCGGGGTGAGCAAAGGCAACATCGCGAAAATCCTCGGCTTGAGCCTGGCGACCAATTGGTTTGGCTACATGGTGATTGCCGGCGCAGTGTTCAGCAGCGGTCTGGTGCGAATGCCGCCGGGCTGGAAGTTGAGCAGTGATGCGTTGCAAGGCGTCGGGGTTTTATTGTTGGTGGTGAGCGCGGGGTATCTGGCGGCGTGCCAGTTTTCCAAGCGGCGGGAATGGGCGATTCGCGGGGTGGAAATTAATCTGCCGTCGCTGCGCATGGCGGTGCTGCAACTGGCGCTTGGGGCGCTGAACTGGTCGTTGATGGCGGCGGTGATTTTCACTCTGCTGCCGAGCAAGCTCGACTATCCGCTGGTGCTGGGGGTGTTGTTGATCAGTGCGATTGCCGGGGTCATTACGCACATTCCGGCGGGGCTTGGGGTGCTGGAGGCGGTGTTTGTGGCGCTGCTGCAACATGAGGCATCGCGCGGGAGCCTGGTGGCGGGGTTGCTGGCTTATCGGGCGATTTATTTCATTTTGCCGTTGTTGATTACGCTGGTGATGTATTTGGTGGTGGAGGCCAAGGCGAAGGCGTTGCGGATTGAGAAGAAGCCTTCTTGA
- a CDS encoding alpha/beta hydrolase family protein, with product MTARSETIGIDIDGEQMVGHVLSPKSKVPGVLFVHGWGGSQERDLERAKGIAGLGCVCLTFDLRGHTGGTGISLSKVTRDDNLRDLLAAYDRLLAHPALDTSAIAVVGTSYGGYLAAILTSLRPVRWLALRVPALYRDEQWHTPKRDLDKVDLLDYRSTLVHADNNRALHACAAFTGDVLLVESETDDHIPHATIMSYRAACQQTHSLTHRIIDGADHALSDPISQQAYTSILVDWITEMVVGERLSIIQSS from the coding sequence ATGACGGCTAGAAGCGAAACCATTGGAATCGACATTGACGGCGAACAAATGGTCGGGCACGTGCTCAGTCCCAAATCGAAAGTCCCGGGCGTGCTGTTTGTGCACGGCTGGGGCGGCAGTCAGGAGCGGGACCTGGAGCGGGCTAAAGGCATCGCCGGTTTGGGTTGTGTCTGTTTGACCTTCGACCTGCGCGGGCATACCGGTGGCACTGGCATTTCGTTGTCGAAAGTGACCCGCGATGACAACCTACGTGACCTGCTGGCAGCCTATGACCGCTTGCTCGCACACCCGGCCCTCGACACCTCGGCGATTGCGGTGGTGGGCACCAGTTACGGTGGTTATCTGGCGGCGATTCTCACCTCGTTGCGCCCGGTGCGCTGGCTGGCGCTGCGGGTGCCGGCGCTGTATCGCGACGAACAATGGCACACGCCCAAGCGCGATCTGGATAAGGTGGATTTGCTCGATTACCGCAGCACGCTGGTGCACGCCGACAACAATCGGGCGCTGCATGCCTGCGCGGCGTTTACCGGGGATGTGTTGTTGGTGGAATCGGAGACCGACGACCACATCCCTCACGCGACCATCATGAGTTATCGGGCGGCGTGCCAGCAGACTCATTCGCTGACTCACCGCATCATCGACGGCGCCGATCACGCCCTCAGCGACCCCATTTCGCAACAGGCCTACACCTCGATCCTGGTGGACTGGATTACGGAAATGGTGGTGGGTGAGCGGTTGAGCATTATTCAATCCAGTTGA
- a CDS encoding DUF3182 family protein translates to MTPTNRKKLVVAHSVRPQAPLHEVETNRALARWLAQILGLKYGGSYDLELHSGRDLYLLPTQTLVGAAAARQLGVKGPEDLWGGYVDHDFICTKAISHGLLNRLAHAPQGWSPLFSERVRSVVLDGLSVFSLEDARPAAEHLLYSGPIRLKPIHACAGRGQEVIKSLDQFDAILARPDAEQLFTEGVVLEQDLQKVVTHSVGQAFIGDKVLSYCGDQYLTEDSQGEQVYGGSNLLVVQGYYADLLKLELPDDVRLAIQQAQVFDSAADEAYPGFYASRRNYDIAQGLDSNGKQRSGVLEQSWRMGGASSAEVAALQSFVNDPGMPAICVSSVETYIDQPLPADAIEVYRGPAENGDFLLKYVTVKSYDG, encoded by the coding sequence ATGACCCCAACAAATCGCAAAAAACTGGTCGTTGCCCATTCCGTGCGACCGCAAGCCCCGTTGCACGAAGTCGAAACCAATCGTGCGCTGGCCCGTTGGCTGGCGCAGATCCTCGGGCTCAAGTACGGCGGCAGCTACGACCTCGAACTCCACAGTGGTCGTGATCTTTACCTGCTACCAACCCAGACGCTGGTGGGCGCGGCGGCCGCTCGGCAATTGGGCGTCAAAGGACCCGAAGATTTGTGGGGCGGCTACGTCGACCATGACTTCATCTGCACCAAAGCCATCAGCCACGGTTTGCTCAATAGGTTGGCTCATGCGCCGCAAGGCTGGTCGCCGCTGTTTTCCGAGCGGGTGCGCAGTGTCGTGCTCGATGGTCTCAGCGTATTTTCCCTTGAGGACGCCCGGCCGGCGGCGGAGCACTTGCTCTACAGCGGGCCGATCCGCCTCAAGCCGATTCACGCCTGCGCCGGGCGTGGTCAGGAAGTGATCAAGAGCCTCGACCAGTTCGACGCCATCCTCGCCCGGCCCGACGCCGAACAGCTCTTCACCGAAGGCGTAGTGTTGGAGCAGGATCTGCAAAAGGTCGTCACCCACAGCGTCGGCCAGGCGTTCATCGGCGATAAAGTGTTGAGCTACTGCGGTGATCAATACTTGACCGAGGACAGTCAGGGCGAGCAGGTCTATGGTGGTTCCAACCTGCTGGTGGTGCAGGGCTACTACGCAGACTTACTGAAACTGGAATTGCCCGACGATGTGCGGTTGGCGATCCAGCAAGCCCAGGTGTTCGACAGTGCCGCCGACGAGGCCTATCCCGGTTTCTACGCCTCGCGACGCAACTACGACATCGCCCAAGGCCTGGACAGTAACGGCAAGCAGCGCAGCGGCGTGCTCGAACAATCCTGGCGCATGGGCGGTGCCAGCAGCGCCGAAGTCGCGGCGTTGCAGAGTTTCGTCAACGACCCTGGGATGCCCGCGATTTGCGTGTCTTCGGTGGAGACCTACATCGACCAGCCGCTGCCGGCGGACGCCATCGAGGTGTATCGCGGCCCGGCGGAAAACGGCGACTTTCTTCTCAAGTACGTAACGGTTAAATCCTATGACGGCTAG
- a CDS encoding GlxA family transcriptional regulator translates to MGVERAVAELGVLIYPGAQMAAVHGLTDLFGVANRIAAEHQAAQLPVLRVSHWRVEGDQAPERVYDSHPGPDKTLVAVMIPPSIGGFSESQAPQGLIRWIRQQHAQGATLGGVCVGSILLAESGLLDGRSATTHWTSAKTFAERYPAIKLKADTPIVDDGDLITTAGLMAWSELGLRMVDRLLGPSIAASTARFLVVEHSDSASQCGSNFAPILSHGDASILKVQHWLQSTGATDVSLTAMAERAGLEERTFLRRFRAATGLKPTEYCQHLRVGKAREMLEFTNGTIDHIAWTVGYQDPSAFRATFKKITGLAPSDYRARFGVTPPVAVAR, encoded by the coding sequence ATGGGCGTAGAAAGGGCAGTCGCCGAACTGGGCGTGCTGATCTATCCCGGCGCGCAGATGGCGGCGGTGCATGGGTTGACGGACCTGTTCGGGGTCGCCAACCGGATCGCCGCCGAGCATCAGGCGGCGCAGTTGCCGGTGCTGCGAGTCAGTCATTGGCGGGTCGAAGGCGATCAGGCGCCCGAGCGGGTGTATGACAGCCATCCCGGCCCGGACAAGACGTTGGTGGCGGTGATGATCCCGCCATCGATTGGCGGGTTTTCCGAGAGTCAGGCACCCCAAGGGCTGATCCGCTGGATTCGTCAGCAACATGCGCAAGGGGCAACGCTGGGCGGCGTTTGCGTGGGCTCGATCCTGCTGGCCGAAAGTGGCCTGCTCGACGGGCGCAGCGCCACGACCCATTGGACCTCGGCTAAAACCTTCGCCGAACGCTACCCGGCGATCAAGCTCAAGGCCGATACGCCCATCGTCGATGACGGTGACCTGATCACCACCGCTGGGCTGATGGCCTGGTCCGAGTTGGGTCTGCGTATGGTCGACCGCTTGCTCGGGCCAAGCATCGCCGCCAGCACCGCGCGGTTTCTGGTGGTGGAGCACAGCGACAGTGCCAGCCAATGCGGCAGTAACTTTGCGCCGATTCTCAGCCATGGCGATGCGTCGATTCTCAAGGTCCAGCATTGGCTGCAAAGCACCGGTGCGACCGATGTGTCGCTGACGGCGATGGCCGAGCGGGCCGGGCTGGAAGAGCGCACCTTCCTGCGTCGATTCCGTGCGGCGACCGGGTTGAAGCCCACCGAGTATTGCCAGCACCTGCGGGTCGGCAAGGCCCGGGAAATGCTCGAATTCACCAACGGCACCATCGACCACATCGCCTGGACGGTGGGCTATCAGGACCCGAGCGCGTTTCGCGCCACGTTCAAGAAAATCACCGGGCTGGCGCCGAGTGATTATCGGGCTCGGTTTGGGGTGACACCGCCTGTCGCTGTGGCCCGGTAG
- a CDS encoding cysteine hydrolase family protein, whose amino-acid sequence MAKQALIVVDIQNDYFPHGKWPLVGADAAADNAARIIQAFRDAGDSVVHIRHEFTSDDAPFFTPGSEGAKLHPKVLNRTDEPVVLKHFVNSFRETDLEAILDEQGIENLVIVGSMSHMCVDGVTRAAADLGYTVTVIHDACATRDLEFNGFTVPAAHVHAAFMSSLGFAYASVVSADEFIAASH is encoded by the coding sequence ATGGCCAAGCAAGCGCTCATCGTAGTCGATATCCAGAACGACTACTTCCCCCACGGCAAGTGGCCTCTGGTCGGTGCCGACGCTGCGGCGGACAACGCCGCCCGGATCATTCAGGCCTTCCGCGATGCCGGTGATTCGGTGGTGCACATCCGCCACGAGTTCACCTCCGACGACGCGCCGTTCTTCACCCCGGGCTCCGAAGGCGCGAAGCTGCACCCCAAAGTCCTCAACCGCACCGACGAGCCGGTGGTGCTCAAGCACTTCGTCAATTCGTTCCGCGAAACCGATCTGGAAGCCATCCTTGATGAGCAAGGCATCGAGAACCTGGTGATCGTCGGCAGCATGAGCCACATGTGCGTCGATGGCGTTACTCGTGCAGCCGCCGACCTTGGCTACACCGTGACGGTGATTCACGACGCCTGCGCCACCCGCGACCTGGAGTTCAATGGCTTTACGGTTCCAGCGGCTCATGTTCACGCCGCTTTTATGTCGTCTCTGGGTTTCGCCTATGCCAGCGTGGTCTCCGCTGACGAATTCATCGCCGCCAGCCACTAA
- a CDS encoding YjfI family protein — MKQMRAGLGAAGYVKHETWVLPENRSLLKQMEKQLRQPILAGSFMSENYMSAGTNWNIDRLFSAFQALDEVVSNDITLSLVQGSESSIKLEMNDFGGLPIYIAVVGEQIIVDTVLVDVETIKDVPAFNDAVLRSRELFPLSSIGIESMPNGQVVYNMFGALSSDSSLTNVVTEVKTLVDNVQRASEAFERFFH; from the coding sequence ATGAAGCAGATGCGTGCGGGCCTGGGTGCTGCCGGTTATGTGAAACACGAGACTTGGGTGCTTCCCGAAAACCGAAGCCTGCTCAAGCAGATGGAGAAACAGCTACGCCAACCGATTCTGGCTGGCTCATTCATGTCGGAGAATTACATGAGCGCAGGTACTAACTGGAACATCGACCGCCTCTTCAGCGCCTTCCAGGCCCTTGATGAAGTGGTTTCGAACGACATCACTCTGTCCCTCGTCCAGGGCTCCGAGTCGAGCATCAAGCTGGAAATGAACGACTTCGGTGGCTTGCCAATTTACATCGCAGTCGTGGGCGAGCAGATCATCGTCGACACCGTGCTGGTGGACGTCGAGACGATCAAGGACGTACCGGCCTTCAACGATGCCGTCCTGCGCAGCCGTGAGTTGTTCCCGTTGTCCTCGATCGGTATCGAGTCGATGCCCAACGGGCAGGTCGTCTACAACATGTTCGGCGCGCTCAGCTCCGATTCGAGCCTGACCAACGTCGTGACCGAGGTCAAAACCCTCGTCGACAATGTGCAGCGCGCCAGCGAAGCCTTTGAACGTTTCTTCCATTAA
- a CDS encoding PspA/IM30 family protein yields MTQSIWSKLFTALRGGATEVGESIVDQQALRILDQEIRDADSALANAKRELVTIMAKHKLSADRVAEYNAKIKDLETKAMAAIQANREDLAMEVAEAISTLTNELDVEQKQATEFGGYADNMRKDITKAESRIKSLRQQVDMAKARESVQKAQVSASIASGGANGKLETAVGTLNRLQAKQQQRAAELEAQDELADASTGTDLERKLREAGITPDSGSANAILDRLKKKSAE; encoded by the coding sequence ATGACACAGTCCATCTGGAGCAAATTGTTCACCGCGCTGCGTGGCGGTGCCACCGAAGTCGGCGAATCCATCGTCGACCAACAGGCCCTGCGCATCCTCGACCAGGAAATTCGCGATGCTGACAGCGCCCTGGCCAACGCCAAGCGCGAGCTGGTCACCATCATGGCCAAGCACAAACTGTCGGCTGACCGCGTGGCCGAGTACAACGCCAAGATCAAGGACCTGGAAACCAAGGCCATGGCCGCGATCCAGGCCAACCGTGAAGACCTGGCGATGGAAGTGGCTGAAGCCATTTCGACCCTGACCAATGAACTCGATGTCGAGCAAAAGCAGGCCACCGAATTTGGCGGTTACGCAGACAACATGCGCAAAGACATCACCAAGGCCGAAAGCCGCATCAAAAGCCTGCGCCAGCAAGTGGACATGGCCAAGGCCCGCGAAAGCGTACAGAAAGCCCAGGTCAGCGCTTCGATCGCCAGTGGCGGCGCCAACGGCAAGCTCGAAACCGCCGTCGGTACACTGAACCGCCTGCAGGCCAAGCAGCAGCAACGCGCTGCTGAACTCGAAGCCCAGGACGAACTGGCCGACGCTTCGACCGGCACTGACCTGGAGCGCAAACTGCGCGAAGCCGGCATTACCCCGGATTCGGGCAGCGCCAACGCGATCCTCGATCGCCTGAAGAAGAAATCGGCTGAGTAA
- a CDS encoding rhomboid family intramembrane serine protease, translating into MDAVKGFKTIAGVAIFMVALQVLNAVTGYSLVAFGLVPRTLHGLVGIITSPFIHASFAHLSANLIPFLILGTLVIVEGFNRFLAVSAIIIGLGGLLVWLFGFSGSHIGASGWVFGLWAYILSRAWFQHSWGNLITAGVVALLYGGLVFGFLPRQGISFEGHIAGAFAGFIAAKVLLSAPGNRFNAAR; encoded by the coding sequence ATGGATGCCGTGAAGGGTTTCAAGACAATTGCCGGCGTGGCGATCTTCATGGTCGCATTGCAAGTGCTCAACGCCGTGACCGGCTACAGCCTTGTTGCATTTGGCCTGGTCCCGAGAACACTGCACGGGCTGGTCGGCATCATCACTTCACCCTTTATCCACGCCTCTTTCGCGCACTTGAGCGCCAACCTGATTCCCTTTTTGATCCTCGGCACCCTGGTCATCGTCGAAGGCTTCAACCGATTCTTGGCCGTCAGCGCGATCATCATCGGGCTGGGCGGTTTGCTGGTCTGGCTATTCGGGTTTTCCGGATCACACATCGGCGCCAGCGGTTGGGTATTCGGGCTGTGGGCGTACATTCTGTCCCGCGCCTGGTTCCAGCACAGCTGGGGTAACTTGATCACGGCCGGTGTGGTTGCCTTGTTGTATGGCGGCCTGGTCTTTGGCTTCCTGCCGCGTCAGGGGATTTCCTTCGAAGGCCATATCGCCGGGGCATTTGCAGGGTTTATTGCAGCCAAAGTACTTCTCTCGGCGCCCGGCAACAGGTTTAATGCCGCCCGGTAA